Proteins found in one Arachis stenosperma cultivar V10309 chromosome 8, arast.V10309.gnm1.PFL2, whole genome shotgun sequence genomic segment:
- the LOC130945490 gene encoding uncharacterized protein LOC130945490, with amino-acid sequence MRKVMPGLVGETQSAFVKNKKIHDGALIACETVDWLKSRKKSSAIIKLDFQKAYDRVKWGFLDIVLQKMGFGQRWRGMIGEAVRNGRISPLLLGRDHIELSHLQFADDTILFRPPEEETIRNSQRLLRCFELMSGLNINFEKSHFIPVNCDRMWVCRMCLLLGCKEASLPVRYLGISLGANSRLVKT; translated from the exons ATGCGGAAGGTGATGCCGGGTTTGGTAGGAGAGACTCAGAGCGCTTTcgtaaagaacaagaaaatacaTGATGGGGCGCTGATTGCCTGCGAAACGGTGGACTGGCTGAAATCACGGAAAAAGAGCTCCGCAATAATAAAGCTAGATTTCCAAAAGGCGTATGATAGAGTCAAGTGGGGCTTTCTGGATATTGTATTGCAGAAGATGGGCTTCGGTCAGAGATGGCGAGG GATGATTGGCGAGGCAGTAAGAAATGGCCGTATATCTCCGCTACTACTTGGTAGGGATCACATTGAGTTATCTCACTTGCAGTTTGCAGATGATACAATTCTTTTCCGCCCTCCTGAGGAGGAGACCATCAGGAATTCTCAGCGACTGCTCCGATGCTTTGAACTGATGTCTGGGTTGAacattaattttgaaaagtCCCACTTTATTCCGGTCAATTGTGATCGGATGTGGGTATGTAGGATGTGTCTATTGTTGGGGTGTAAGGAGGCATCATTACCAGTCAGATATCTGGGCATTTCACTGGGAGCAAATTCGAGGCTGGTGAAGACATGA